The sequence CAAAAATATTTTGAAAGTAATAAATTGCAAATCTAAAAATATACATTAGTAATTGGAATTGGTGAAAGATTGCTGCAATTTAAGGCATTTATTAAGCAAAACGCCTTGAATTTATGAAGATCTGTTATTTTTATAACTTCTTCTTTAATTTTGTTTTCTTTTAACAATTTAGCTCTACATGTTCCCATTAACAAAGGTGTTGTGGGAGTTATCCATTCTTTTCCATTATAAAATACAATATTTGCAATTGATGTGTCAGTGATAAATCCATTTTTTATAATCAAAATATCATCACAAAACCCTTGTTGGCGTAGCAAATCATTTATTTGCGAACGATTTGTAAATTTTAAAGAATAATTTATCTCGTTATTTTCAACAACTTTTAAAGTACTAATTTTACGTGGTCTATAATGAAAAAATTCAACCTTATAGTTTTTTTCAGAATATAAAAAACGGAGTTTAACTAGACCTTTAGAAAATTCATTTGGAATACTAATGATATCACTCAAAAGGAAAGTTGCTTTTTTATAAAAGTAGGTTTCAAAAGAAAATTCTAAGCGTTTTTGATGGAATGATAAATTATAAATTTTACCATCTAAAATTTTTATAGTTTCAAATAATGGGAACATATACTTTATCTTTTAATTCTCTATATTCATCTATTGGATTACTACTCGATGTAATACCACCTCCACTGCGAAACCGTATATGATTTCCGATTTTTTCTATAAAGCGAATATTTACACAGCTATCAATATTTGTACCATCATAAATACCAAAAATGCCAGTATAGTATCCTCTGTCAATTTTTTCTGCTTCCTTAATAATTTCTACTGTTTTTTGCTTTGGTGCACCACTTATTGACCCTGCAGGTAATAAATTGACTAAAACTTCGCCAATTTTATTATGCCAATTTGCTGAAAGCTCGCCGCGGATTTCAGAACTTACCTGTAATAAATCTTTTCTATTGGTATGTATTTTTGTAATAAATCTAAACCTTGTAACGGTAATGTTTTTTGCAACTATAGATAGATCATTTCTTATTAAATCAACAATAGTTTTATGTTCCCATTCCTCTTTTTTGTTTTTTAAAATAACTTTTTTTGCATCAGGCAAACCAGCATCAATAGTTCCTTTCATAGGGTATGAAAAAATAAACCTATCTTTAGTTCTTATAAAAGATTCAGGCGAGAAAAAAATAAATTGGTTATCGAAAAAAAGTTTATAAGGAGATCTAGCACTATAAAAAAGTTCCAATAATGAACAATTAGTTGTAATATCTGTTGGAAACGTTAAATTCAATAAATAGGTATTTCCTGCCAAAATATTTTTCATTACAAAGCTAAATGCTTTCAAATATTCATCGTATTTGACTGGGTATAAGTCGAGTACAGGTTTATTACATCTAAGTATCTTTTTATTTTTAAAATTTCTTTTACTCCTAATTTGATAGAAAACATTTAACTCAGAAGCTTTATCTAAAGTACATAAAAAAGGTTTACACATTTCAAAATCAATTAAAAATAAAAAGGGAATATGTTTTGCACCATAGAAATTTGCTTTTTCTACAAATTCTAAAAGAGTCATTGTGAAATAGTTTGAATTCTACATAAACTTTAAAACAAATGTTGTTTACTACTAATAAAGACTAAAAGTTACTTTATCAAACATACATATATATTATAACATAAATTTATGCATATAGCAGATATTTTTGAAAAATTTTCTGATATAAATTGAAAAAATTTACAACTTAAAGCAGATAAAACCAATAGATAAAATCTATCTATAAGTTTTTGTTAAAAATTCTCATGAAAAAAGCTTTTTAATAACTTAATGAGTTTAAATCAAATTCAGGTTATATCAATAAAGTTTTTTAAAATATTAAAGCCGTACTGTGTTATATAGGACTCAGGATGAAATTGAACTCCAAAAATATTGAATTTTTTGGAAGAAATGGACATTATAACACCATTTTCGGAAACAGCTGTGATTTCTAATTCTTTAGGAAAATTTTTATGATCGATAGCCCATGAGTGATACAATCCTACTTTTAAAGTTTTAGGTATGTTTTTAAATATTGGGCTTTGTTTTACTACTTTAATTTTATGTGCTTGACCATGCACAACTGGAAAAATATTAACAAGATTGGCACCAAAGAAACTACCTATCGCTAAATAACCCAAACAAATTCCCAGAATATGTTTGGATGTATGGTATTCTTTAATAATTTCATAGATAATAGGAAAGTCTTTTGGTAATCCTGGACCAGGGGATATTATTATTTTATCAAAATCACTTACTTCAGCTGGGCTAATTTTATTACTTTGTATGATTTTTGTTTTTAAATTGTCCATTTTTCTTAAATAATCAACTATGTTATAGGTAAATGAATCTGTATTATCAATTAAGAGAACATTAATTTTTCTCATTTACAAAAAAATTATAACCTAATTTTATGATTCAAGTCAAGGTGTTTAATTTTTCTCATTTACTTAGCTAGATAAGTAGACATTAATAAAACATTACTGAAATTAATCCAGGCAATTGTCTTCATATTGGACCAATAAACTTTACAATTTTGTAGATTTATTTACAATTTTGTAAATTACAGTTTAATTTAAGTTCATATTTTCTTATATATTTGCTGTTATAACAGTATTGGAACACTTTATGCTAATTGTCTGGCATCTTTTTTTAAGGAGGGTGTATGAAGAAAATAGAAGCCATCATCAAGCCGTTTAAGCTTGATGAAGTAAAAGAAGCTTTATTGGAAGTAGGAATTGGCGGTATGACTATTGTCGAAGTTAAAGGCTATGGCAGGCAAAAAGGTCATACGGAAATTTACCGAGGTGCAGAGTATGTTGTTGATTTCTTACCAAAAGTAAAAATTGAAGTAGTTGTAAAAGATGATCAACTGGATCTAGTTGTAGAAAAGATTATAGAACACGCCAAAACAGGAAAAATTGGAGATGGTAAAATATTTATCTACAATGTAGATAAAGCAATAAGAATAAGAACGCTTGATATAAATGAAGAAGCTCTATAGGGGGATAATATGAAAAAAGTTTTATTTATATTGTTTTGGATATTAGGTATACCTGCTTTTTCTTTTGCTTCTGCTACGCCTGTACTAAACTCTGGAGATACTGCATGGATGCTTACATCAAGCGCACTTGTTATGCTTATGACGCCAGCTGGTCTTGCTTTATTTTATGGTGGGATGGGCAGATCAAAAAACATATTAAACACTATAGGCTTATCATTGATTGCATATGCTGTTGTAAGTGTCGCATGGATGCTTTGGGGATTTAGTTTTGCTTTTGGACCGGATATTGATGGTATTATTGGTTCAACAAAGTATTTATTCTTAAGTGGTGTAAGCGGTTCTTCAATATTTCCCGGTACAACTATACCTGTTTTTGTAGAAGCGGCTTTTCAAATGACATTTGCTGCCATTACTGTGGCTTTGGCAAGCGGTTCAGTGGTAGAGCGTGTTAAATTTTCTTCATGGATATGGTTTAGTTTATTGTGGGTTACTTTTATATATGCTCCTATCGCTCACTGGGTATGGGGCGGAGGATGGCTTTCTAAACTTGGCGCACTGGATTTTGCTGGTGGCACTGTAGTACATATAAATGCTGGTGTTGCAGGTTTAGTATTTGCTTTAATGCTTGGCAAAAGAAAAGGCTATGGAAGTCAGGCTATGCCACCTGCCTCTATTACCTTAACAATTTTAGGTGCTGCGCTTTTGTGGTTTGGGTGGTTTGGGTTTAACGCAGGTAGTGCAGGCGCAGCAAATGGTTTGGCTGGCAGTGCATGGGTTGCAACAAATACAGCAGCAGCAATTGGCGCACTAAGCTGGATGTATTGTGAATGGATTGTAAATAAACACCCTACAATGCTGGGTGCAGCAAGTGGTGCAGTAGCCGGGCTTGTTGCGATTACACCAGCAAGTGGTTTTGTAAATTTAGAAGGAGCTTTAGTTATTGGACTAATCTCTGGTATAGTGGGCTTTTTAGGTGCTGGTGTAATAAAGAGATTTTTTAAGTATGATGATTCTTTGGATGCATTTGGCGTGCATGCGCTAAATGGTATATGGGGTGCTTTGGCTACAGGTATATTTGCAGACCCTCTAATCAATGCTGCAGGCAAAGGCGCTTTATATGGTAACCCAAAGCAAATACTCATTCAGGCAATAGCTATAGCTGCTACTATAATTTACACTGCCATTGGCACATTTATAGTGGTAAAAATAGTATCACTGCTAACAGGCGGCATAAGGGTAGATGAAGAAACAGAGGTAATGGGTCTTGATTTGGCTGTGCACTCAGAAAAGGGGTTTGATTTATAATAAGATAAAAAGGAGGAAAACCATGAAGCATGCTTTGTTAATAGTTTTTACGCTATTATGTTTTAGCTCAAGCGCATTTGCCTTTGATGTAAAAACAGATATAGGCAGTATAAACATAAACGGCACATTATCTGGCTACAGCATTTTAACGGACAACGCAAACCCAAGTGGTTCTTTTGATACAAATGGAGAAGACAAGCATGTAAGATACGATATAAGCAATGCTTTAGTCAATGTATCAAAAACAACAGGAGTGGTGCGGTTTAATGTTTTTGCTGGCGCC is a genomic window of Desulfurella sp. containing:
- a CDS encoding aminotransferase class IV family protein, yielding MFPLFETIKILDGKIYNLSFHQKRLEFSFETYFYKKATFLLSDIISIPNEFSKGLVKLRFLYSEKNYKVEFFHYRPRKISTLKVVENNEINYSLKFTNRSQINDLLRQQGFCDDILIIKNGFITDTSIANIVFYNGKEWITPTTPLLMGTCRAKLLKENKIKEEVIKITDLHKFKAFCLINALNCSNLSPIPITNVYF
- a CDS encoding aminodeoxychorismate synthase component I, which produces MTLLEFVEKANFYGAKHIPFLFLIDFEMCKPFLCTLDKASELNVFYQIRSKRNFKNKKILRCNKPVLDLYPVKYDEYLKAFSFVMKNILAGNTYLLNLTFPTDITTNCSLLELFYSARSPYKLFFDNQFIFFSPESFIRTKDRFIFSYPMKGTIDAGLPDAKKVILKNKKEEWEHKTIVDLIRNDLSIVAKNITVTRFRFITKIHTNRKDLLQVSSEIRGELSANWHNKIGEVLVNLLPAGSISGAPKQKTVEIIKEAEKIDRGYYTGIFGIYDGTNIDSCVNIRFIEKIGNHIRFRSGGGITSSSNPIDEYRELKDKVYVPII
- a CDS encoding aminodeoxychorismate/anthranilate synthase component II, with product MRKINVLLIDNTDSFTYNIVDYLRKMDNLKTKIIQSNKISPAEVSDFDKIIISPGPGLPKDFPIIYEIIKEYHTSKHILGICLGYLAIGSFFGANLVNIFPVVHGQAHKIKVVKQSPIFKNIPKTLKVGLYHSWAIDHKNFPKELEITAVSENGVIMSISSKKFNIFGVQFHPESYITQYGFNILKNFIDIT
- a CDS encoding P-II family nitrogen regulator: MKKIEAIIKPFKLDEVKEALLEVGIGGMTIVEVKGYGRQKGHTEIYRGAEYVVDFLPKVKIEVVVKDDQLDLVVEKIIEHAKTGKIGDGKIFIYNVDKAIRIRTLDINEEAL
- a CDS encoding ammonium transporter; the encoded protein is MKKVLFILFWILGIPAFSFASATPVLNSGDTAWMLTSSALVMLMTPAGLALFYGGMGRSKNILNTIGLSLIAYAVVSVAWMLWGFSFAFGPDIDGIIGSTKYLFLSGVSGSSIFPGTTIPVFVEAAFQMTFAAITVALASGSVVERVKFSSWIWFSLLWVTFIYAPIAHWVWGGGWLSKLGALDFAGGTVVHINAGVAGLVFALMLGKRKGYGSQAMPPASITLTILGAALLWFGWFGFNAGSAGAANGLAGSAWVATNTAAAIGALSWMYCEWIVNKHPTMLGAASGAVAGLVAITPASGFVNLEGALVIGLISGIVGFLGAGVIKRFFKYDDSLDAFGVHALNGIWGALATGIFADPLINAAGKGALYGNPKQILIQAIAIAATIIYTAIGTFIVVKIVSLLTGGIRVDEETEVMGLDLAVHSEKGFDL